In Populus nigra chromosome 10, ddPopNigr1.1, whole genome shotgun sequence, the following proteins share a genomic window:
- the LOC133704043 gene encoding inositol oxygenase 1: protein MTILCEHPPAFGVELEEKNNIPVDHDGQENELVLDEGFVVPDTNSFGHTFRDYDIESERQKGVEEFYRTNHINQTYGFVKRMREEYGKLNRVEMSIWECCELLNEFIDESDPDLDEPQIEHLLQTAEAIRKDYPDEDWLHLTGLIHDLGKVLLHPAFGELPQWAVVGDTFPVGCAFDESIVHHKYFTENPDCNNSAYNSKYGVYSEGCGLDRVLMSWGHDDYMYLVAKENKTTLPSAGLFIIRYHSFYTLHRTGAYRHLMNEEDVENLKWLKIFNKYDLYSKSKVRIDVDKVKPYYLSLIEKYFPAKLRW from the exons ATGACTATCCTCTGTGAGCACCCTCCAGCTTTTG GAGTTGAGCTCGAGGAGAAAAACAATATCCCAGTTGATCATGATGGCCAGGAAAATGAATTGGTGCTGGATGAAGGATTCGTTGTGCCCGACACCAACTCGTTTGGTCACACTTTTAG GGATTATGATATAGAAAGTGAACGTCAAAAGGGAGTGGAGGAATTTTATCGAACAAATCACATTAACCAGACTTACGGCTTT GTAAAAAGGATGAGAGAGGAGTATGGGAAATTGAATAGGGTGGAGATGAGCATATGGGAATGCTGTGAACTCCTTAACGAATTTATAGATGAGAGTGATCCTGATTTGGATGAACCTCAAATTGAACATTTACTGCAGACTGCTGAAGCCATTAGAAAAGACTATCCCGATGAGGACTGGCTGCACTTGACTGGCCTTATCCATG ATCTTGGAAAGGTTCTTCTCCATCCTGCTTTCGGGGAGCTTCCTCAATGGGCTGTTGTAGGTGACACATTTCCTGTAGGATGTGCCTTCGACGAGTCGATTGTTCATCACAAG TACTTCACGGAGAATCCAGACTGCAACAACTCTGCTTACAACTCTAAATATGGAGTATATTCAGAAGGTTGCGGGCTTGACAGAGTGCTCATGTCATGGGGCCATGATGACTACATGTATCTG GTAGCCAAAGAGAACAAGACCACTCTACCATCTGCAGGTCTTTTCATTATAAGATACCACTCTTTCTATA CTTTACACAGGACTGGCGCATATAGACACTTGATGAATGAAGAAGATGTTGAGAATCTGAAATGGCTCAAAATATTCAA TAAATATGACCTTTACAGTAAAAGCAAGGTGCGGATTGATGTTGATAAAGTGAAGCCATACTATCTCTCACTCATTGAAAAG TACTTTCCTGCAAAGCTAAGGTGGTGA